One Kitasatospora sp. MAP12-44 DNA segment encodes these proteins:
- a CDS encoding carboxyl transferase domain-containing protein, whose protein sequence is MDESISPAAATSDAEPRTAPPADPRPAALRFAELVLDQGSFTSWDTPPRHPRSGPYADALARARARSGADEAALTGEGTIAGRRVAVLLSEFTFLAGSIGNATATRLLGAIERATAERLPLLAFPASGGTRMQEGTPAFVRMVAIANAVTAHKAAGLPYLVHLRHPTTGGVLASWGSLGQLTTAEPGALVGFLGPRVYEALYGEPFPEGVQRAEHLRLHGTVDAVLPPDRLHRRLADILDVLDARPGGVLPPAADPTNTPANTAANTPAEQDIWQSVQLTRQPGRPGLVELLAEADTVVPLSGTGAGERDDALRLSLARFGAVDGAGGIGCVVVGHDRAAAALHGPIGPAGLRTARRGMRLAAELGLPLLTVIDTHGAELSVHAEERALAGEIARCLAELSTLDAPVVSLLLGEGTGGAALALLPADRTVATEHAWLSPLPPEGASVILHRTPDRAPELAVQQRIGAAELHREGVVDRVLPEPVPGSEDPDGFVRRIVSALSEELATAAAGDYPAARLERFRRLALEQTEQTE, encoded by the coding sequence GTGGACGAATCGATCTCACCCGCCGCCGCCACCTCCGACGCCGAGCCGCGTACCGCGCCGCCCGCCGACCCGCGCCCGGCGGCGCTGCGCTTCGCCGAACTGGTGCTCGACCAGGGCTCCTTCACCAGTTGGGACACCCCGCCCCGGCACCCGCGCAGCGGCCCGTACGCCGATGCGCTGGCCCGGGCCCGGGCCCGCAGCGGAGCCGACGAAGCCGCACTCACCGGCGAGGGCACCATCGCGGGGCGACGGGTCGCGGTGCTGCTCAGCGAGTTCACCTTCCTGGCCGGCTCGATCGGCAACGCCACCGCCACCCGGCTGCTCGGCGCGATCGAGCGGGCCACCGCCGAGCGGCTCCCGCTGCTCGCCTTCCCCGCCTCCGGCGGCACCCGGATGCAGGAGGGCACGCCCGCCTTCGTCCGGATGGTCGCCATCGCCAACGCCGTCACCGCGCACAAGGCCGCCGGACTCCCCTACCTGGTGCACCTGCGCCACCCCACCACCGGTGGCGTACTGGCGTCCTGGGGCTCGCTCGGCCAGCTGACCACCGCCGAGCCCGGCGCACTGGTGGGCTTCCTCGGCCCGCGGGTCTACGAGGCGCTGTACGGCGAGCCGTTCCCCGAGGGCGTGCAGCGCGCCGAGCACCTGCGGCTGCACGGAACGGTGGACGCCGTGCTGCCCCCGGACCGGCTGCACCGACGGCTGGCCGACATCCTGGACGTCCTGGACGCCCGCCCGGGCGGGGTGCTGCCACCGGCCGCAGACCCGACGAACACCCCCGCGAACACCGCCGCGAACACCCCGGCGGAGCAGGACATCTGGCAGTCCGTCCAGCTCACCCGGCAGCCCGGGCGCCCCGGACTGGTCGAGCTGCTGGCGGAGGCCGACACCGTCGTCCCGCTGTCCGGCACGGGCGCCGGCGAGCGCGACGACGCGCTGCGACTCTCGCTCGCCCGCTTCGGCGCGGTCGACGGAGCGGGCGGGATCGGCTGTGTGGTCGTCGGGCACGACCGGGCGGCCGCCGCGCTGCACGGACCGATCGGCCCGGCCGGCCTGCGCACCGCACGCCGGGGCATGCGACTGGCCGCCGAGCTGGGCCTGCCGCTGCTGACCGTCATCGACACCCATGGCGCCGAGCTCAGCGTGCACGCCGAGGAACGCGCGCTGGCCGGCGAAATCGCCCGCTGCCTGGCGGAGTTGAGCACGCTGGACGCTCCCGTCGTCAGCCTGCTGCTCGGCGAGGGCACCGGCGGCGCCGCACTCGCCCTGCTGCCGGCCGACCGTACGGTCGCCACCGAGCACGCCTGGCTCTCGCCGCTGCCGCCCGAGGGCGCCTCGGTGATCCTGCACCGCACCCCCGACCGCGCCCCCGAACTGGCCGTGCAGCAGCGGATCGGCGCCGCCGAGCTGCATCGCGAGGGGGTGGTGGACCGGGTCCTGCCGGAGCCGGTGCCGGGCTCCGAGGATCCGGACGGCTTCGTCCGACGGATCGTCAGCGCGCTGAGCGAGGAGCTGGCCACCGCGGCGGCGGGCGACTACCCCGCAGCGCGGCTGGAGCGCTTCCGCCGGCTCGCACTGGAGCAGACGGAGCAGACGGAGTAG
- a CDS encoding SAM-dependent methyltransferase has product MHDDTVRDGVVQDDWLWANTDDWEPPAELDTDIAHPARMYDYYLGGKDNFPADREAAEKIIAAVPFARLGARLNRQFLGRAVTFAAERGVRQFLDIGTGIPAVGSTSEVAHRVAPDARVVYVDNDPIVLTHARALLANHPAGHTTVIQADLRDPATILADPGLLAAIDLAQPVALMLVAVLHFIQDEEATRVVSQLRDALAPGSLLILSHGSQDFMEPATVRASTGIYSKASAPLVLRDRAQIADFFTGFDLVEPGLVQLPLWRAEQSQLPADWHHVSGYAGVAVKP; this is encoded by the coding sequence GTGCACGACGACACAGTGCGGGACGGCGTGGTCCAGGACGATTGGCTGTGGGCCAACACCGACGACTGGGAGCCGCCGGCCGAGCTCGACACCGACATAGCCCACCCCGCGCGGATGTACGACTACTACCTCGGCGGCAAGGACAACTTCCCGGCCGATCGCGAGGCCGCCGAGAAGATCATCGCAGCGGTGCCGTTCGCCCGCCTGGGGGCCAGACTCAACCGTCAGTTCCTCGGCCGCGCGGTCACTTTCGCCGCCGAGCGCGGCGTCCGGCAGTTCCTGGACATCGGCACCGGCATCCCGGCGGTCGGCAGCACCAGCGAGGTCGCGCACCGGGTCGCTCCGGACGCCCGCGTCGTCTATGTCGACAACGACCCGATCGTGCTCACCCACGCGCGCGCTCTGCTGGCCAACCACCCCGCCGGGCACACCACGGTGATCCAGGCCGACCTGCGCGACCCGGCCACGATCCTCGCCGACCCGGGGCTACTCGCTGCCATCGACCTGGCGCAGCCGGTGGCCCTGATGCTGGTCGCGGTGCTGCACTTCATCCAGGACGAGGAGGCGACGCGGGTGGTGTCCCAGCTGCGCGACGCGCTGGCGCCGGGCAGCCTGCTGATCCTCTCGCACGGCAGCCAGGACTTCATGGAGCCGGCCACCGTCCGGGCCAGCACCGGCATCTACAGCAAGGCGAGCGCGCCGCTGGTGCTGCGCGACCGGGCGCAGATCGCGGACTTCTTCACCGGCTTCGACCTGGTCGAACCCGGTCTGGTGCAGTTGCCGCTGTGGCGTGCCGAGCAGTCGCAGCTGCCTGCGGACTGGCACCACGTCTCCGGCTACGCGGGCGTCGCCGTCAAACCCTGA